The sequence below is a genomic window from Uranotaenia lowii strain MFRU-FL chromosome 2, ASM2978415v1, whole genome shotgun sequence.
atcggaaaattttcgattttttcaatagttgttgttttttgaagcgtttagtgatgggcggtaattggtgtataaataaAAGTGCGGGTTCctgtcacgcacaatttctttgtttttaacgcatgtattgtgtcaaaagtgtaaattgtaagaagcatttcGTTTGATtacgttagaaaatgatgttttatcgctgaaagtaaccgattacttgaggctgtttgccgggaatcatcattttgtcagccaacgcactttgttaaaatttgtacaaaatttgcgggaaagatttcacaaaatgtattctctcaagatccaaaatatggttttgacagctcgtgACATCgacaatattaaaaagaacagtttctgtgctgttagatagtttttccttaagaaaacattatcgatacccgaaaaagtcgagtgggcggtaatagggccagttgaacacctcaacgtttagttaattatttttaaaagcgtacatttttcgcattccactaaattttttattcaaagtagagcagttttgacATGTATTGGAAAaggaagcgaataaaaatctgccgtcgtttttttattacacatgtttgaagttgaaaaccgcttaactgggcggtagatggtgacatgatggtaccccaataaaaccattaataaatttaaaaaaaaagtgcattcAAATACTACCGATAAGATTTTTAGATCCCCAAAAAATAGCCAGACAACATCAGAAATGTAAAATGTATTGTGAATCATCACTTCCAGACAAGAAAGCCAGTGAATTAGTTCCATAGTTAAGCTTAATATTTTTGATTGTATACATATTTAACCAACATTTATCAATCTCTGCCCAAGATTGCttttagttttttcataaaacttctgAATCGATGTATGATAAAGTGGAACCCCCTTTAAAATCTGCGAATTGGACTCGGTGATCCTTACGGCCACGTAATCACCACTGACAATGGATTTCATCTCGCTACCATCGATATCATCCCAAGGAACATGCCCGAAAGGAATTATAACTTTTACATTACCGTCGTTCCGTCCAGATAGATCTCTGTTAGACCTCTTACTTGGACCTTCCACCAAAACCAACTCCACTCTGCCAACGAATTTGCTGTTTAATTGTTCTGCTGTTTCTCGGAAAGCCTTTATCATTTCACGGAGACGAGATTGCTTCACATCTTCTGGTACATCGTCTTGAAAACGTCGATGAGCCGTTGTTTTCTAAGAAGTAACgaataaagttttgaatattgtaaaaataaattagaataaaataaaacttaccTCTCTCATGCTATAGGCAAACAGGAAGGCATTGTGGTATTTTACTTTTCGAATCAAGGAGATCGTTTCCGCGAATTCCTCATCCGTTTCGCCACAAAACCCGCAAATGAAATCACTCGACAGTGTCACTTGCGGTAGTATTGAACGGACTTCGTGAACCAGATTTATGTAGGCTGCgcagaaaaatatgaaaattgtagTATCTATCTAggctgattgaaaaaaaaatcttcaaatgattaaaatgcGTATAACAGTGAAGAGTCTGGAAAagataatttatattttagataaaaatttaaaaaaacattactttcGACAAATTGAAAATCAGAATCAGCAAAATAGCTAGTGAAATCCTTATATTACATATCCTtaattgggcttgtgatatagctcagttggcaagtctgttgtctcctgagccgatgtccgcgagttcgagcccaagagtaagcatcgaacacagttgtaccggatagtttctcaataacgatccgccaactgtaacgttgataaagtcgcgaatgccataaagatggtaaaacgactataatcgaaacaaaacaaaaatatccttAACCTGAACTATAGGTTATAACTGACAGGCTCACGTACTCCTAACAATGAACATCAAACATATTCAGAATGTGCTTGAGCTTATACTCTGTTGAATTGACTGTTCTGTCaggtacaatttttttcaaagtcatGTGCTTTAACTCGAAAATTTGCATTTACCTTTCCTATTGTAACCACGACGCATTCGTTCCAGCACCGAGGAGCTTCCAGATTGGGCGGGAAGGTGTAAGCTGTTGCAAATGTTGGGATAACGACCAATTGTTTCTAGCACATTTTTGGGGAAATCTTTAGGATGGGGTGATGTAAATCTAATCCTCATTTCTGGGACAGTTTGTGCAATTTCCTCTAGCAGTTCAGCAAATTTTAGACCCCCGATTTTAGTTTTGTAAACTGTTTTAAAACCCGGAGCCACGACAACAGCTTGCTTTGTACTGTCTTGTTCATAGATTTGGCCTGACGTATCTCGATAGCTATTCACATTTTGACCCAGTAGTGTTATCTCCTTGATACCTTTGGATTCCAGGTACAAAACTTCCTGTTTGATTGAAGCAATAGGCCTGGATCGTTCCTTGCCCCGTGTGAATGGGACTATGCAGTAGGAGCACATGTTGTCGCAGCCCCTCGTAATAGACACATATGCCGTCCGCGATTTACGATCTAGTTTCATCGGAATAACATCGGCGTACGTTTCATCGAGAGAAAGTAAAACATTGATTGCTTTCTGTCCTTTCTGGCCAACTGCGAGGAGCCTCGGTAGATCTTTGTAACTATCGGGACCAGCCACAACGTCAACGACCCGTTCCTTCTCCACCAGTTGTGTCTTTAATCTTTCGGCCATGCAACCTAGAACACCAATTTGAATAGGTTTAGTTTCCTCTCGCTGGTCCTTTATCGAACGGAAGTGCTTCAGTCGATTCCAGACAGTACTCTCTGCTCCATCCCGGATGGCGCAAGTCATCAGCAGTACCACATCAGCATCGTGAATGCTTCCGGTTCGACGGAAGTCATGGGATTTCAAAATAGACCACACGATTTCGGTGTCATTGGTGTTCATCTGGCAACCGTACACTTCGAAGAAAACTTTCCGTCGGTGTCCCGAAACAGATTCACGCGACAAGTACGGTATATCACTGACCTTCTTAATGTGGTGTACCGACGACAATCCCTCATCGGGTGTACCTTCC
It includes:
- the LOC129745713 gene encoding CDK5RAP1-like protein, which gives rise to MNLSVRKLFFRDVKLLNRCYSSIRRDGFENRLQQGPGLREFIQQQEGTPDEGLSSVHHIKKVSDIPYLSRESVSGHRRKVFFEVYGCQMNTNDTEIVWSILKSHDFRRTGSIHDADVVLLMTCAIRDGAESTVWNRLKHFRSIKDQREETKPIQIGVLGCMAERLKTQLVEKERVVDVVAGPDSYKDLPRLLAVGQKGQKAINVLLSLDETYADVIPMKLDRKSRTAYVSITRGCDNMCSYCIVPFTRGKERSRPIASIKQEVLYLESKGIKEITLLGQNVNSYRDTSGQIYEQDSTKQAVVVAPGFKTVYKTKIGGLKFAELLEEIAQTVPEMRIRFTSPHPKDFPKNVLETIGRYPNICNSLHLPAQSGSSSVLERMRRGYNRKAYINLVHEVRSILPQVTLSSDFICGFCGETDEEFAETISLIRKVKYHNAFLFAYSMREKTTAHRRFQDDVPEDVKQSRLREMIKAFRETAEQLNSKFVGRVELVLVEGPSKRSNRDLSGRNDGNVKVIIPFGHVPWDDIDGSEMKSIVSGDYVAVRITESNSQILKGVPLYHTSIQKFYEKTKSNLGQRLINVG